The following is a genomic window from SAR324 cluster bacterium.
TTTGCTGATTTTTTGAACCAATCACCCCCTCTTTCCGTAACAAAATCTTCTTGAATAACTCCAACCTCAAAAGCACCAATGGCAATTCGTTGAATATCTGAAGTATCAATTTCAGCTGGCTGAAGAATCTGAAGGCTTGTTTTCTCAGAGCATGCTGACAAAAGAATTAGTAATAAGATCCAACTGATTTTTCTGAGCCTTAATTCACAATTCATTTTTGATAAATATCTTAAATTTAAAGGTAGTGAGATTGTCATGAATGAAAGGGATTAGCATGAACTACTCTCTCACCTTTGGCAACAGTAACTGAGCGGCATCCCAGACTTTCTGAGTCGAAATGGAATACATACAGATCTGCTGTTCTCTGTTCTTACATGTGCCTTTCCCTGTTCTGGAACATGGACGACAGCGCAATGCCAAATCAGTCTCGATTAACATACTTTGTGCTAACATGGGAGCGTAACCAAATTCTTTCACGGTAGGACCAAATACTGCGATTGATGGGGTCCCCATTGCTTCTGCAAGATGGACTATGGAGGTGTCGTTAGCGATTACTGCATTGGCCATTTCAAGAAGTGCGGCTGATTGGAGAATAGTAAAAATCCCTGCAGCAGAGAAAACGTCTTGGGAACCCTTAAAATACTCTGCCAATTCTTCTGTTTCACTTTCCCCACTGGCACCGACCAATACTACCGAGACTCCTGACTGAATTATTCTCTCAATCAGTTGCTTAAAATTCTGTATCGGCCAGCATTTGAGAAGAAAAGATGCCGAGGCACCAATGCAGATAAATGACTTGTCCTGCAGACCATTTTGGTTCAGCCAAGCCTCCACACAGTTTTTGTCTGCTGCGCGTGGAAACAATTCTGTCTTGGTCAACAGCTTACCTGAGTGATGACGTTGTAACGGTTCAAGCCACTGTTCCCGTTGTGATCTTCCATTGAAAAACTG
Proteins encoded in this region:
- a CDS encoding glycosyltransferase family 9 protein: MLTTPIYRELRKVYPDSRLTLLTSEGFGRVLENNPHLDEIIYHHRKETRNDLKELIDQLRLQKFDLIYDIHNSLRSRWIGWQLKCHVPKLEHWLIEKRTLARELQIRFGWGQFFNGRSQREQWLEPLQRHHSGKLLTKTELFPRAADKNCVEAWLNQNGLQDKSFICIGASASFLLKCWPIQNFKQLIERIIQSGVSVVLVGASGESETEELAEYFKGSQDVFSAAGIFTILQSAALLEMANAVIANDTSIVHLAEAMGTPSIAVFGPTVKEFGYAPMLAQSMLIETDLALRCRPCSRTGKGTCKNREQQICMYSISTQKVWDAAQLLLPKVRE